The Acidimicrobiales bacterium DNA window CTGGCGGTCACGACGAACGTGGCCGACCAGGACAGCGTCAACGCGCTGGTGAACATCACCGAAGAGACGTTCGGTCCCGTCGACCTGTTCTGCGCCAACGCCGGCGTGCTCGTGCTCGGCGGCGTGCACGCGCCGGAGGAGGAATGGCGGCGCGCCTTCGACATCAACGTGATGAGCCACGTGTACGCGGCGCGCGCCGTGCTGCCGGGCATGGTGGCGCGCGGCGAGGGTTACCTGCTGCACACGGCGTCGGCCGCCGGGTTGCTGACGCAGTTGGGCGCGGCGCCGTATTCGATGTCGAAGCACGCCGCGGTGTCGATCGCCGAGTGGATCGCCATCACCTACGGCGACACCGGCGTGAAGGTGAGCTGCCTGTGCCCGCAGGCGGTGCGCACCGAGATCGCGGCGTTCCTCGGCGGTCCGCAGCCGGGCAAGGGCGACGTGT harbors:
- a CDS encoding SDR family oxidoreductase; its protein translation is MELKDKVAVVTGAATGIGRGLAVAFANEGARAVVVADINGDRAVESADYINNNGGTALAVTTNVADQDSVNALVNITEETFGPVDLFCANAGVLVLGGVHAPEEEWRRAFDINVMSHVYAARAVLPGMVARGEGYLLHTASAAGLLTQLGAAPYSMSKHAAVSIAEWIAITYGDTGVKVSCLCPQAVRTEIAAFLGGPQPGKGDVSHASNDGVLEPEDVARVVIDGLRAEHFLILPHPEVEEYERRRAGDRDRWIR